One genomic segment of Esox lucius isolate fEsoLuc1 chromosome 15, fEsoLuc1.pri, whole genome shotgun sequence includes these proteins:
- the LOC105015763 gene encoding cell cycle control protein 50A, with translation MMASSYNAKEEDGNPSSATVHGGAGTVKNKKPDNTAFKQQRLPAWQPILTAGTVLPAFFVIGLIFIPIGIGLFVTSNNIKEFEIDYTGVDLSSPCFNCSQNYIWNSTTPCTCSVPFSLDQPFESNVFMYYGLSNFYQNHRRYVKSRDDSQLNGDLSSLKNPSKECEPYRTSENKPIAPCGAIANSLFNDTLDLYYIDPNGSRTAIPLVKKGIAWWTDKHVKFRNPAGNNLTVVFQGTSKPVNWRKPVYELDPSDSDNNGFINEDFIVWMRTAALPTFRKLYRIIQKKPNNMSPTLPRGQYILDVTYNYPVRSFEGRKRMILSTISWMGGKNPFLGIAYITVGSVCFFLGIVLLIIHHKYGNRNNNADIPN, from the exons ATGATGGCGTCTAGTTATAACGCTAAGGAAGAGGACGGGAACCCCTCTAGTGCTACGGTCCACGGAGGAGCAGgaactgtaaaaaacaaaaagccgGACAATACTGCGTTTAAACAGCAAAGACTACCGGCATGGCAGCCGATTTTGACAGCGGGGACTGTTCTCCCTGCTTTCTTCGTTATTGGTCTCATCTTCATTCCTATCGGCATTGGTCTCTTCGTGACATCAAACAACATCAAGGAGTTTGAG ATAGATTATACTGGTGTTGATTTGTCAAGTCCGTGCTTTAACTGCTCTCAAAACTACATCTGGAACAGTACAACGCCATGTACATGCTCTGTCCCCTTTTCTCTGGATCAACCTTTTGAG AGCAATGTCTTCATGTACTACGGATTGTCCAACTTCTATCAGAATCACAGGCGTTATGTGAAGTCCAGAGATGACAGCCAGTTGAATGGAGACTTGTCTTCTCTAAAG AACCCCAGCAAAGAATGTGAGCCATACCGCACTAGTGAGAACAAGCCTATTGCTCCATGTGGTGCCATCGCCAACAGTCTTTTCAATG ACACTCTGGATCTCTATTACATTGACCCCAATGGCTCCAGAACTGCTATTCCTCTGGTGAAGAAGGGTATTGCATGGTGGACCGACAAGCATGTGAAGTTTAGGAACCCTGCTGGAAACAACCTGACTGTAGTGTTCCAAG GCACAAGCAAACCTGTGAACTGGAGAAAACCTGTGTATGAGCTGGATCCATCCGATTCGGACAACAATGGCTTCATCAATGAGGATTTCATTGTGTGGATGAGGACGGCAGCCCTGCCCACTTTTCGCAAGCTTTACCGCATCATCCAGAAGAAGCCCAACAACATGTCCCCGACTCTCCCCCGAGGGCAATACATCCTGGACGTCACCTACA ACTACCCGGTGAGGAGCTTCGAGGGCAGAAAGCGTATGATCCTGAGCACCATCTCCTGGATGGGTGGGAAGAACCCCTTCCTGGGCATCGCCTACATCACTGTGGGCTCTGTGTGCTTTTTCTTGGGCATCGTTCTGCTAATTATCCACCACAAATATGGCAACCGTAACAACAATGCAGACATTCCCAATTGA